The following proteins are co-located in the Pseudomonas sp. DY-1 genome:
- a CDS encoding ABC transporter substrate-binding protein — MKKLVLLGSLALSLLASSVFAADKPLRIGIEAAYPPFAFKTPEGQIAGFDYDIGNAMCEEMKVKCQWIEQEFDGLIPSLKVKKVDAVLSSMTITDERKKSVDFTGKYYYSPARLVMKKGTAVDPEFKSLVGKTIGTQRSTTTDRFATEVLEPKGIKIVRYSTQNEIYLDVLSGRLDGVLADVFPLNEGFLKTDNGKGYEFVGPVLNDPKYFGEGAGIAVRKGDNELREKFNGAIKALRENGKYQAIQAKYFDFDIYGD; from the coding sequence ATGAAGAAACTCGTTCTGCTGGGCAGCCTTGCCCTGAGCCTGCTGGCCTCCAGCGTTTTCGCTGCTGACAAGCCCTTGCGCATCGGCATCGAGGCGGCCTATCCACCTTTCGCCTTCAAGACCCCGGAAGGGCAGATCGCCGGCTTCGACTATGACATTGGCAATGCCATGTGCGAGGAAATGAAGGTGAAGTGCCAGTGGATCGAGCAGGAATTCGATGGCCTGATCCCTTCCCTGAAGGTGAAGAAGGTGGACGCGGTGCTGTCCTCCATGACCATCACCGATGAGCGCAAGAAGTCCGTCGACTTCACCGGCAAGTACTACTACAGCCCGGCGCGCCTGGTGATGAAGAAGGGCACCGCGGTCGACCCGGAATTCAAGAGCCTGGTGGGCAAGACCATCGGTACCCAGCGCTCTACCACCACCGATCGCTTCGCCACCGAGGTCCTGGAGCCCAAGGGCATCAAGATCGTGCGCTACAGCACCCAGAACGAGATCTACCTGGACGTGCTTTCCGGCCGCCTGGACGGTGTGCTGGCTGACGTCTTCCCGCTCAACGAAGGCTTCCTCAAGACCGATAACGGCAAGGGCTACGAGTTTGTTGGGCCGGTCCTGAACGATCCGAAGTACTTCGGCGAAGGCGCCGGGATCGCCGTGCGCAAGGGTGATAACGAGCTGCGCGAGAAGTTCAATGGCGCAATCAAGGCCCTGCGTGAGAATGGCAAGTACCAGGCGATCCAGGCCAAGTACTTCGATTTCGATATCTACGGCGATTGA
- the moaE gene encoding molybdopterin synthase catalytic subunit MoaE, translated as MAIRVQETAFDPGVELNALHAANVGIGAVVGFVGYVRDFNDGQDVAGMFLEHYPGMTEKALEKIAAEARGRWPLLNVDILHRIGRLEPGEPIVFVGTASAHRQAAFDACNFIMDFLKTRAPFWKKEDTAEGPRWVEGRCSDKAAAERWK; from the coding sequence ATGGCCATTCGCGTGCAGGAAACCGCCTTTGACCCCGGTGTTGAACTCAACGCGCTGCACGCGGCCAATGTTGGCATTGGCGCGGTGGTCGGCTTCGTCGGCTATGTGCGCGATTTCAATGATGGCCAGGATGTGGCTGGCATGTTCCTGGAGCACTATCCGGGCATGACCGAGAAAGCCCTGGAGAAAATCGCGGCCGAAGCCCGGGGACGCTGGCCGCTGCTCAATGTGGATATCCTCCACCGCATCGGCCGCCTGGAGCCGGGCGAGCCGATCGTCTTCGTCGGTACAGCCAGCGCCCATCGTCAGGCGGCGTTCGACGCCTGCAACTTCATCATGGACTTCCTCAAGACCCGCGCACCCTTCTGGAAGAAGGAAGACACCGCCGAAGGCCCGCGCTGGGTGGAAGGGCGGTGCAGCGACAAGGCCGCTGCCGAGCGCTGGAAATGA
- a CDS encoding MoaD/ThiS family protein: MIRVQYFARYREALGIEGEQLNCDPAFAKLDDLRQHLLARGGVWEVLAEQNLMCARNQELCSLDEALSDGDEVAFFPTVTGG, encoded by the coding sequence ATGATTCGCGTGCAGTATTTCGCCCGTTACCGTGAAGCGCTCGGCATCGAAGGCGAGCAGCTCAACTGTGACCCGGCGTTCGCGAAACTGGATGATCTGCGCCAGCACTTGCTGGCCCGTGGCGGCGTCTGGGAAGTCCTCGCCGAACAGAACCTGATGTGCGCCCGCAACCAGGAGCTCTGCAGCCTGGACGAAGCCCTCAGCGACGGTGACGAGGTCGCCTTCTTCCCGACGGTCACCGGAGGCTGA
- the moaC gene encoding cyclic pyranopterin monophosphate synthase MoaC, protein MLTHLDAQGRANMVDVTDKAVTSREATAEARVRMRPETLAMIQSGGHPKGDVFAVARIAGIQAAKKTSDLIPLCHPLMLTSVKVDLAAEGEDCVRIVARCKLAGQTGVEMEALTAASVAALTIYDMCKAVDRGMTIENVRLLEKLGGKSGHYQAGE, encoded by the coding sequence GTGCTTACCCATCTCGATGCCCAGGGCCGCGCCAACATGGTCGACGTCACCGACAAGGCGGTGACCTCCCGTGAAGCGACGGCCGAAGCCCGTGTGCGCATGCGCCCGGAAACCCTCGCCATGATCCAGTCCGGCGGCCACCCCAAGGGCGACGTGTTCGCCGTGGCGCGCATTGCCGGCATCCAGGCGGCAAAAAAGACCTCCGATCTCATTCCACTGTGTCACCCATTGATGCTCACCAGCGTCAAGGTAGATCTGGCAGCGGAAGGGGAAGACTGCGTGCGTATCGTCGCCCGCTGCAAACTGGCCGGGCAGACCGGCGTGGAAATGGAAGCGCTGACCGCCGCCAGCGTGGCCGCCCTGACGATCTACGACATGTGCAAGGCGGTCGATCGCGGCATGACCATTGAAAACGTACGCCTGCTGGAAAAGTTGGGCGGCAAGAGCGGCCATTACCAGGCCGGGGAGTAA
- a CDS encoding PhoH family protein — translation MDDHGRSRPTAPTLYALDTNVLIHDPNALFNFQEHHVAIPMTVLEELDKLKTGKQGVAAECRQAIRNIDKILSGATPEEVEHGVPIQREKSGPCGFLSILMSKHAAPITWLPEDLNDNKIINQLVELKSRRPGMSVVLVTKDINMRLKARACGIDSEDYHTDQLVDDVSLLSRGYHDMPGSFWDRVSKVETRQDHGRTWHRVQLTDNLPAVHVNEFIVDEQGFVGWIKGIKADELLILDLHQEPLLHQEAWGLRPRDVYQALALYALLDPDIHLVNLSGAAGSGKTILALAAAIEQTMVSKRYRRIIATRSVQGLDQEIGFLPGTEAEKMEPWLGAITDNLEALHMDDENTHGSVDYILSKVPLQFKSLNYIRGRSFQQSLIIIDECQNLTPHQMKTIITRAGTGSKVICLGNLAQIDTPYLSAPSSGLTYLTERFKDFPHGVHITLQGVPRSVLAEYAEAHM, via the coding sequence ATGGATGACCACGGACGCTCCCGCCCTACCGCTCCAACCTTGTACGCGCTCGACACCAACGTCCTGATCCACGATCCCAACGCATTGTTCAATTTCCAGGAACACCACGTGGCCATTCCGATGACCGTGCTGGAGGAACTGGACAAGCTGAAGACTGGCAAGCAGGGTGTTGCCGCTGAATGCAGACAGGCCATCCGTAACATCGACAAGATCCTCAGCGGTGCCACCCCTGAGGAAGTGGAGCACGGAGTACCCATCCAGCGAGAGAAAAGCGGCCCCTGCGGCTTCCTCTCGATTCTCATGAGCAAACACGCAGCTCCCATCACCTGGCTGCCTGAAGACCTCAACGACAACAAGATCATCAACCAACTGGTGGAGCTGAAGAGCCGCAGGCCGGGCATGTCCGTGGTGCTGGTGACCAAGGACATCAACATGCGCCTGAAAGCGCGCGCCTGCGGGATCGACTCGGAGGACTACCACACCGACCAGTTGGTGGATGATGTCTCCCTGCTGTCCCGTGGCTACCACGACATGCCTGGGTCGTTCTGGGATCGTGTGAGCAAGGTGGAGACGCGCCAGGACCATGGACGTACCTGGCATCGTGTGCAGCTCACCGACAACCTGCCGGCAGTGCACGTCAACGAGTTCATCGTCGACGAGCAGGGTTTCGTGGGCTGGATCAAGGGCATCAAGGCCGATGAGCTGCTGATCCTCGACCTGCATCAGGAACCGCTGTTACACCAGGAAGCCTGGGGCTTGCGTCCGCGCGACGTGTACCAGGCGCTGGCGCTCTACGCGCTGCTTGACCCGGATATCCATCTGGTCAACCTCAGCGGCGCGGCGGGTTCGGGCAAGACCATCCTGGCGCTGGCCGCTGCCATCGAGCAGACCATGGTCAGCAAGCGCTACCGGCGCATCATCGCCACCCGCAGCGTGCAGGGCCTGGACCAGGAAATTGGCTTCCTGCCCGGTACCGAGGCGGAGAAGATGGAGCCCTGGCTGGGTGCGATCACCGACAACCTCGAAGCCCTGCACATGGATGATGAGAACACCCATGGCAGCGTGGACTACATCCTCAGCAAGGTGCCACTGCAGTTCAAATCCCTGAACTACATCCGTGGCCGCAGCTTCCAGCAAAGCCTGATCATCATCGACGAGTGCCAGAACCTGACGCCGCACCAGATGAAAACCATCATCACTCGTGCGGGCACCGGGTCCAAGGTGATCTGCCTGGGCAACCTGGCGCAGATCGATACCCCTTACCTTTCCGCCCCCAGCTCGGGCCTGACCTACCTGACCGAACGCTTCAAGGACTTCCCCCACGGCGTGCACATCACCCTCCAGGGCGTGCCGCGTTCCGTGCTGGCCGAGTACGCCGAAGCTCATATGTGA
- the yaaA gene encoding peroxide stress protein YaaA produces the protein MLLVISPAKTLDYETPPVTSRFTQPEYLDHAQELIQQLRELSPAQIAELMHLSDKLAGLNAARYGSWHPDFTPGNAKQALLAFKGDVYTGLNAEDFVEADFDFAQQHLRMLSGLYGLLRPLDLMQPYRLEMGTKLANARGKDLYAFWGERISGWLNEALAAQGDDILLNLASNEYFSSVKRKALNARIIDTEFKDLKNGQYKIISFYAKKARGLMARYVIKERLQDPAGLKDFSYQGYRYSAEHSKPDSLVFLRDQPQD, from the coding sequence ATGCTGTTGGTGATTTCCCCCGCCAAGACCCTGGACTACGAGACCCCACCGGTCACTTCGCGCTTCACTCAGCCGGAGTACCTCGATCACGCCCAGGAGCTGATCCAGCAACTGCGCGAACTCAGTCCCGCGCAGATCGCCGAGCTGATGCACCTGTCCGACAAGCTCGCCGGCCTCAACGCCGCGCGCTACGGCAGCTGGCACCCGGACTTCACTCCAGGCAATGCCAAGCAGGCCTTGCTGGCCTTCAAGGGCGACGTCTACACCGGCCTCAACGCCGAAGACTTCGTTGAGGCCGACTTCGACTTCGCCCAGCAGCACCTGCGTATGCTCTCCGGCCTCTATGGCCTGCTGAGGCCGCTGGACCTGATGCAGCCCTATCGCCTGGAAATGGGCACCAAGCTGGCAAACGCCCGCGGCAAGGACCTCTATGCCTTCTGGGGTGAGCGCATCAGCGGCTGGCTGAATGAAGCCCTCGCAGCCCAGGGTGACGACATCTTGCTCAACCTCGCTTCCAACGAGTACTTCAGCTCGGTGAAGCGCAAGGCCCTGAACGCCCGCATCATCGATACCGAGTTCAAGGACCTGAAGAACGGCCAGTACAAGATCATCAGCTTCTACGCCAAGAAGGCCCGCGGCCTGATGGCCCGCTACGTGATCAAGGAGCGCCTGCAGGACCCCGCCGGCCTGAAGGACTTCAGCTATCAGGGCTACCGCTACTCGGCGGAGCACTCCAAGCCTGACAGCCTGGTGTTCCTGCGAGACCAGCCCCAGGACTGA
- the algD gene encoding GDP-mannose 6-dehydrogenase → MRISIFGLGYVGAVCAGCLSARGHEVVGVDVSQTKIDLINNGKSPIVEPGLEELLQQGVKSGRLRGTTDVAGAVRDTQVSFICVGTPSKKNGDLSLDYIEGVCREIGFALRDKADRHTVVVRSTVLPGTVKNVVIPIIEDCSGKKAGVDFGVAVNPEFLRESTAIKDYDYPPMTVIGELDKAAGDVLETLYRELDAPIIRKDIEVAEMIKYTCNVWHAAKVTFANEIGNIAKAVGVDGREVMDVVCQDNKLNLSKYYMRPGFAFGGSCLPKDVRALNYRATSLDVESPLIGSLMRSNAGQVQKAFDIISSHDKRKVALLGLSFKAGTDDLRESPLVELAEMLIGKGFDLSIYDRNVEYARVHGANKDYIESKIPHVSSLLDSNFDSVVDKADIIVLGNRDELFAPLAQQAPAGKQVIDLVGFMPKGTQGNAEGICW, encoded by the coding sequence ATGCGAATCAGCATCTTCGGTTTGGGCTATGTTGGTGCAGTGTGCGCCGGCTGCCTCTCTGCTCGTGGTCATGAAGTTGTCGGTGTCGACGTTTCTCAGACCAAGATCGACCTGATCAACAATGGCAAATCGCCCATTGTCGAACCGGGTCTGGAAGAACTTCTGCAGCAAGGCGTGAAGAGTGGCCGCCTGCGCGGAACTACCGATGTCGCCGGTGCCGTTCGCGATACCCAGGTTTCCTTCATTTGCGTCGGCACTCCGAGCAAGAAGAACGGCGACCTGTCGCTGGACTACATCGAGGGCGTCTGCCGCGAGATCGGCTTCGCCCTGCGCGACAAGGCCGATCGCCACACCGTGGTAGTCCGCAGCACCGTGCTGCCGGGCACCGTGAAGAACGTGGTGATCCCGATCATCGAAGACTGCTCCGGCAAGAAGGCCGGCGTGGACTTCGGCGTAGCGGTGAACCCCGAGTTCCTGCGCGAGAGCACCGCGATCAAGGACTACGACTACCCACCCATGACCGTCATCGGCGAGCTGGACAAGGCTGCTGGCGACGTCCTGGAAACCCTGTACCGCGAGCTCGACGCCCCGATCATCCGCAAGGACATCGAAGTGGCGGAAATGATCAAGTACACCTGCAACGTATGGCACGCGGCCAAGGTCACCTTCGCCAATGAGATCGGCAACATCGCCAAGGCGGTTGGCGTCGATGGCCGCGAGGTGATGGACGTGGTCTGCCAGGACAACAAGCTCAACCTGTCCAAGTACTACATGCGTCCCGGCTTCGCCTTCGGCGGTTCCTGCCTGCCCAAGGACGTGCGTGCGCTGAACTACCGCGCCACTTCGCTGGACGTGGAGTCCCCGCTGATCGGCTCGCTGATGCGCAGCAACGCCGGCCAGGTACAGAAAGCCTTCGACATCATCTCCAGCCATGACAAGCGCAAGGTCGCTCTGCTCGGTCTGTCCTTCAAGGCGGGTACCGATGACCTGCGCGAAAGCCCCCTGGTGGAGCTGGCCGAGATGCTGATCGGCAAGGGTTTCGACCTCAGCATCTACGATCGCAACGTCGAGTACGCCCGCGTCCACGGCGCCAACAAGGACTACATCGAGTCGAAGATCCCCCACGTGTCCTCGTTGCTGGACAGCAACTTCGACTCGGTGGTCGACAAGGCCGACATCATCGTCCTGGGCAACCGTGACGAGCTGTTCGCCCCGCTGGCCCAACAGGCTCCAGCCGGCAAGCAGGTGATCGACCTGGTGGGCTTCATGCCCAAGGGCACCCAAGGCAACGCCGAGGGGATCTGCTGGTAA
- the alg8 gene encoding mannuronan synthase, giving the protein MDKIKHGLLEASGWLFYLLALMLLALALPKSVFDPDSKHFLLLIGAVGIWRYSMGALHFVRGTLFLYFVYPWYKRRLAKLGNAADPSHVFLMVTSFRIEALTTAMVYRSVIQEAIDCGYPTTVVCSIVELSDELLVKNLWTKLAPPPRVKLDFVRIPGTGKRDGLAYGFRAISRQLPDSNAVVAVIDGDTVLAEGVVKKTVPWFKLFPNVGGLTTNEFCEVRGSYIMSEWHKLRFAQRHLNMCSMALSKRVLTMTGRMSVFRASVVTDPDFIADVESDHLDHWRLGRFQFLTGDDKSSWYSLMRLGYDTFYVPDAAINTVEHPPEKSFIKASRKLMFRWYGNNLRQNSRALALGPRRLGWFTTVVLADQRASMWTCLLGLAVAIIASLKYSIAYLLVYLLWIGLTRFVLTLLLSITGHRIGPAYPLILYYNQIVGALVKIYVFFRLDQQSWTRQNTKLNRDLASFSRWFNTWSSRAMTFSATSVFIATLLAIV; this is encoded by the coding sequence ATGGACAAGATCAAGCATGGCCTGCTCGAAGCCTCGGGCTGGCTGTTCTACCTCCTCGCACTGATGCTGCTGGCACTGGCACTGCCGAAGTCCGTATTCGACCCCGATTCGAAGCACTTCCTGCTGCTGATCGGGGCTGTGGGCATCTGGCGCTATTCCATGGGCGCCCTGCACTTCGTGCGCGGCACGCTGTTCCTCTACTTCGTCTACCCCTGGTACAAGCGGCGCCTGGCCAAACTCGGCAACGCAGCGGACCCGTCCCACGTATTCCTGATGGTGACGAGCTTCCGCATCGAGGCCCTGACCACCGCCATGGTCTACCGCTCGGTGATCCAGGAAGCCATCGACTGCGGCTACCCGACCACTGTTGTCTGCTCCATCGTCGAGCTGTCCGATGAGCTGCTGGTGAAGAACCTCTGGACGAAGCTCGCACCGCCGCCGCGAGTCAAGCTGGACTTCGTGCGTATTCCCGGCACCGGCAAGCGCGATGGCCTGGCCTACGGTTTCCGCGCCATTTCGCGGCAACTGCCGGACTCGAACGCGGTCGTGGCGGTGATCGACGGCGACACGGTGCTGGCCGAAGGCGTTGTGAAGAAGACCGTGCCCTGGTTCAAGCTCTTCCCGAATGTCGGCGGCCTGACCACCAACGAGTTCTGCGAGGTACGCGGCAGCTACATCATGAGCGAGTGGCACAAGCTGCGGTTCGCCCAGCGCCACCTCAACATGTGCTCGATGGCACTCTCCAAGCGTGTGCTGACCATGACCGGGCGGATGTCGGTCTTCCGTGCCAGCGTGGTGACCGATCCGGACTTCATCGCCGACGTGGAAAGCGATCACCTGGACCACTGGCGTCTGGGTCGTTTCCAGTTCCTCACCGGTGACGACAAGTCCAGTTGGTACAGCTTGATGCGCCTGGGCTACGACACCTTCTACGTTCCGGATGCCGCCATCAACACCGTCGAGCACCCGCCGGAGAAGAGCTTCATCAAGGCCAGCCGCAAGCTGATGTTCCGCTGGTACGGCAACAACCTGCGGCAGAACTCCCGCGCCCTCGCGCTCGGCCCACGTCGCCTCGGCTGGTTCACCACCGTGGTGCTGGCCGACCAGCGTGCGTCGATGTGGACCTGCCTGCTGGGTCTGGCCGTGGCCATCATCGCCAGCCTGAAGTACAGCATCGCCTACCTGCTGGTGTACCTCCTGTGGATCGGCCTCACCCGTTTCGTCCTGACCCTGCTGCTCAGCATTACGGGGCACCGGATCGGACCGGCCTACCCCTTGATCCTCTATTACAACCAGATCGTCGGGGCCCTGGTGAAGATCTACGTCTTCTTCCGCCTCGACCAGCAGTCCTGGACCCGCCAGAACACCAAGCTCAACCGTGACCTCGCGAGCTTCTCGCGCTGGTTCAACACCTGGTCCTCACGCGCCATGACCTTCTCCGCAACCAGCGTATTCATCGCCACGTTGCTGGCGATCGTGTGA
- a CDS encoding alginate biosynthesis protein Alg44 — protein MNTAVNLNVVHESEAQRQHARVKIPGKIRYIARGERFEASLLDVSAGGFAFTAGRASANIGDHHKGRLMFQIDGLSLGLDVEFQVRAVDSRNERVGCVFHGLQPRDIATLRYLISSHLSGELVSAGDLLNTLQRENFTKPRKGGAGGGMGPLARLKAVGLSAGIFVVGVGAFAYILNSLYGLYFVTHADSAMVAVPSMQVTMPREGTVQSLVSADASVEKGAPIASFNATMLEMLKGHLTDDQLTPKNVEELFGKQMKGTLTSPCNCKIARQLVADGQFASKGDVIFELVPQDTQATIQARFPFRNIAQAKPGARVTFQVAGEDQVRHGKILSSNLHDGSMSADIRATIQPDEPLPSTFAGQPVEVSIDRGPSLDWLIDRALAAGF, from the coding sequence ATGAATACAGCCGTCAATCTCAATGTGGTGCATGAATCCGAAGCCCAGCGCCAGCACGCGCGGGTGAAAATCCCCGGCAAGATCCGCTACATCGCCCGTGGCGAACGCTTCGAAGCGTCGCTGCTGGACGTGTCCGCCGGAGGTTTCGCCTTCACCGCCGGCCGCGCCAGCGCCAACATCGGCGACCACCACAAGGGCCGCCTGATGTTCCAGATCGACGGCCTCAGCCTGGGCCTGGACGTGGAGTTCCAGGTACGCGCCGTGGATTCGCGCAACGAGCGCGTCGGCTGCGTCTTCCATGGCCTTCAGCCGCGCGACATCGCCACCCTGCGCTACCTCATCAGCTCGCACCTCTCGGGCGAACTGGTCAGCGCCGGCGACCTGCTCAACACCCTGCAGCGCGAGAACTTCACTAAACCGCGCAAAGGTGGCGCCGGTGGCGGCATGGGCCCCCTCGCCCGCCTCAAGGCAGTCGGCCTGAGCGCCGGCATCTTCGTCGTTGGCGTCGGTGCCTTCGCCTACATCCTCAACTCACTGTACGGCCTGTACTTCGTCACCCACGCTGACTCGGCGATGGTGGCAGTGCCCTCCATGCAGGTCACCATGCCCCGCGAAGGCACGGTACAGAGCCTGGTAAGCGCCGACGCCAGCGTGGAGAAAGGCGCGCCCATCGCATCCTTCAACGCCACCATGCTGGAGATGCTCAAGGGCCACCTGACCGACGACCAGCTCACTCCGAAGAACGTCGAAGAACTGTTCGGCAAGCAGATGAAGGGCACCCTCACCAGCCCCTGCAACTGCAAGATCGCGCGCCAGCTCGTGGCCGACGGCCAGTTCGCCAGCAAGGGCGACGTGATCTTCGAACTGGTGCCCCAGGACACCCAGGCCACCATCCAGGCGCGCTTCCCCTTCCGCAACATCGCCCAGGCCAAACCGGGTGCCCGCGTCACCTTCCAGGTCGCCGGCGAAGATCAGGTGCGCCACGGCAAGATCCTCAGCAGCAACCTGCATGACGGCAGCATGTCCGCCGACATCCGCGCCACCATCCAGCCCGACGAGCCGCTGCCCAGCACTTTCGCCGGCCAGCCGGTGGAAGTCAGCATCGATCGCGGCCCGTCCCTCGACTGGCTGATCGACCGCGCCCTGGCCGCGGGCTTCTGA
- the algK gene encoding alginate biosynthesis TPR repeat lipoprotein AlgK: protein MAHHATPVLLLAAAIALAGCAGLPDERLAREALKRGDSTTAEQNFRQLADLGYADAAVGLADMQVASGDPEQLQKAEQTYRQAMDQSPRAKARLGKLLARKTALSQAERRETAQLLEESFEAGEESSLLPLVMLYLQYPQDFPSVNVPARIAKWRAEGHIQADLAQILVYRTQGTYDQHLGEIEQICARNLAVADVCYVELATVYQKQGNAEAQQKLLDQLMAGYKAGRIPAQRVESVAQVLADADIGKPDEGKAQEMLEAVAPTYPAAWVSLAKLLYEYPGQGDTEQMLGYLEKGRAASQPRAELLLGRFYYEGKLVPLDPKKAEEHLLKAAPTEPTANYLLGQIYLRGYLGDIAPDKALEHLLSAARNGQINADFALGQMYAQGKGIQPNLVNAYVFSQLALPKNTPQALELAQRVDQQLPPAERARAEQLLREERAARGAAAPGTPQMQAMQTQ from the coding sequence ATGGCCCATCACGCCACCCCCGTCCTGCTGCTGGCCGCGGCTATCGCCCTGGCCGGCTGCGCGGGACTTCCGGACGAACGCCTCGCCCGCGAGGCCCTGAAGCGCGGCGACAGCACCACTGCCGAGCAGAACTTCCGCCAGTTGGCCGATCTCGGTTATGCCGATGCCGCGGTCGGTCTGGCCGACATGCAGGTCGCCAGTGGCGATCCGGAGCAATTGCAGAAGGCCGAGCAGACCTATCGCCAGGCCATGGACCAGTCGCCCCGCGCCAAGGCCCGCCTTGGCAAACTGCTGGCGCGCAAGACTGCGCTGAGTCAGGCCGAGCGCCGCGAAACCGCGCAACTGTTGGAGGAGTCCTTCGAAGCCGGTGAAGAAAGCAGCCTGCTACCGCTGGTGATGCTTTATCTGCAGTACCCGCAGGACTTCCCATCCGTGAACGTCCCAGCACGTATCGCCAAGTGGCGCGCCGAAGGCCACATCCAGGCAGACCTGGCGCAGATCCTCGTCTATCGCACCCAGGGTACCTACGATCAGCACCTGGGCGAGATCGAACAGATCTGTGCCCGCAACCTGGCGGTCGCCGACGTCTGCTACGTCGAGCTGGCCACGGTCTATCAGAAGCAAGGCAATGCCGAAGCCCAGCAGAAACTGCTGGACCAACTGATGGCCGGCTACAAGGCCGGGCGCATTCCCGCCCAGCGCGTGGAATCAGTGGCTCAGGTACTGGCCGACGCCGATATCGGCAAGCCCGATGAAGGCAAGGCCCAGGAAATGCTCGAAGCCGTGGCACCGACCTACCCCGCTGCCTGGGTAAGCCTGGCCAAGCTGCTGTACGAGTACCCCGGCCAGGGCGATACCGAGCAGATGCTGGGCTACCTGGAGAAGGGTCGCGCCGCCTCCCAGCCCCGCGCCGAACTCCTGCTGGGCCGCTTCTACTACGAAGGCAAGCTGGTGCCCCTGGATCCGAAGAAGGCCGAGGAACACCTGCTCAAGGCGGCCCCGACCGAGCCCACCGCCAACTATCTGCTGGGCCAGATCTACCTGCGCGGCTACCTGGGCGACATCGCCCCGGACAAGGCCCTGGAGCACCTGCTCAGTGCCGCACGCAACGGCCAGATCAATGCCGACTTCGCGCTGGGCCAGATGTACGCCCAGGGCAAGGGCATCCAGCCGAACCTGGTCAATGCCTACGTCTTCAGCCAACTGGCCCTGCCCAAGAACACCCCGCAGGCCCTGGAACTTGCCCAGCGCGTTGATCAGCAGCTGCCGCCCGCCGAACGCGCCCGCGCCGAACAACTGCTGCGTGAAGAACGCGCAGCACGTGGCGCCGCCGCACCTGGCACGCCCCAGATGCAGGCCATGCAGACCCAATAA